A stretch of the Ornithodoros turicata isolate Travis chromosome 4, ASM3712646v1, whole genome shotgun sequence genome encodes the following:
- the LOC135390642 gene encoding uncharacterized protein LOC135390642 isoform X1: MCPAWDKSLRSIFLRRNDPMHRTRNGSFPETQAYELPVRIQSLRGRRQPTAADLRRILNLPVSIKRVVSCDFCDVAVYEEPWDEVHVVVHTERPPCDSFHYVVNKWCDLDNVRRALGHGRALDLDWWLGSSELETLCNPYDDIIAMEHKEVFMENFSLGIFLGYNTFIDHYNSTDATSKSARITNPTVYFEHCSNVLSLYFLDSRKKGISPWHRMVVRYSSICRITMCKIKPHETIVYLHLLHSPLLYKICMSGCNEDRYVDPYELYEWSAWDRATEFGDGASRCTVDVVGKTRVLKMSFADRKHWTPLSNLVLRTKNNAEVVYAPVKEVKAKDLGQVPRPGLDDFGATFALLSVWSGSFQVADELALSGKAKEVNRELMHRVAECPRALEEALFEIYFALSQGKVVTFCTALESLYAKYLGYRVCQETWTGSVVAQELPKHIVKVRKVIITPTKKLFLPPQLVCKSRLLQHFDPEYALRVVVRDDDCKLISFSLGACKEQFLNAVIKPQLMSGVKVGGRRFQFLGCSTSQLRNHGVWFYAKDAMERTAEGIRAGIGDLSGILSVPKLMARMGQAFSQSLGFVNVPRHYTLMEHDIRTPVAIDPKRDYIFSDGIGRISAQLLRKVYRALELEDGEEPCAIQIRYGGCKGMLLLDPRLTGKRIIFRPSMCKFNSDHEDLYVLKTSKPRVLYLNRPMITILEQSGIRAKAFLVLQNRVLDSFINSMLDAHEAAQVLCGYSAMRLPYRELAAAGVDLTVEPFFRGLIRAINRKVLKDLKTKARIIVPPDSGRTMFGVLDETFKLEYGQVFVQYSNDIFRYKATDPATILKGDVIVTKNPCMHPGDIRRLTAVDIPELHHVRDCIVFPAKGERPHPDEMSGSDLDGDEYSVLWYEDLIFKNNCSPMHYNSDPPKEKKTPVEVQDMIDFFCQYIKGDKIGLIANAHLVWADMLTGGINSRRCRDLARKCSVNLDFAKCGEIKGFQNAEKPPMYPDFMEKLDTKNTYCSKKVLGQLYRNCKRVELSTECLDVIEDSLPDPRLLLDGREEFIASARESYRRYAHKIRAVLKSYGVESETEAFSGAVAKFSKYVKEKNDPTDVAMVLESQVEHLVRRTREEFFSEDHGMAMVLCKASAWYQVTYDMQRTEGSVLSFPWVVSDILMRILADRTTASAPVPNRRNSFGERLGDLILGPQPLASEEDAQGRMTNNLLKLMYDWIDSSKEFLYVEEPRELNLYKGIMREVYSKVSRSLGAEEATVIMQQSHKIVILCLRFACSWCLKIFQDGSNGELISKECRRRYRLGHLALITLNRLSVSGNLAYLRTAPMGATATELVRIYIAKDDEEFFLIVRRYEDVLASIMKNWSGVADIQMDLKQDRLDEWFLQLMVTGSRWALERLKEIVVYPSFREVVCQVFKLREMQTGARH; encoded by the exons ATGTGtccagcttgggacaaaagtttacggagcatATTTCTTCGTCGGAACGACCCCATGCATCGaacaagaaacgg TTCCTTTCCTGAAACGCAAGCGTATGAGCTCCCCGTTCGCATCCAAAGCCTCCGCGGTCGCCGCCAGCCGACCGCTGCGGACCTGCGCCGAATCCTGAACCTTCCGGTCTCCATTAAGCGCGTCGTGTCGTGCGACTTCTGCGACGTCGCGGTCTACGAAGAACCGTGGGACGAAGTCCACGTGGTAGTGCACACGGAGCGCCCGCCCTGCGACTCTTTTCATTACGTCGTCAACAAGTGGTGCGACTTGGACAATGTCCGCAGAGCTCTGGGTCACGGTAGGGCACTCGACCTGGACTGGTGGCTCGGGTCGTCCGAACTAGAGACCCTCTGCAACCCCTACGATGATATAATTGCTATGGAGCACAAAGAAGTTTTCATGGAAAATTTCTCACTGGGAATCTTCTTGGGCTACAATACCTTTATCGACCACTATAACAGCACCGACGCCACCTCGAAATCTGCAAGAATCACAAATCCCACCGTTTACTTCGAGCACTGTTCAAACGTGCTCTCCCTATATTTTTTGGACTCTCGCAAGAAAGGAATTTCACCATGGCACCGAATGGTCGTACGGTACTCGTCCATCTGTCGTATAACCATGTGCAAGATCAAGCCTCACGAAACTATCGTTTACCTGCACCTCTTGCACTCTCCCCTCTTGTACAAGATCTGCATGAGCGGATGCAACGAAGACCGATACGTTGACCCGTACGAACTCTACGAGTGGTCTGCATGGGACAGGGCGACAGAGTTCGGCGACGGCGCCTCGAGGTGTACGGTAGACGTTGTTGGTAAAACCAGGGTACTCAAGATGTCGTTCGCAGACAGGAAGCACTGGACACCTTTGAGTAACTTGGTGTTGCGTACAAAAAATAACGCCGAAGTCGTCTATGCCCCCGTTAAAGAGGTTAAGGCGAAGGACTTGGGCCAGGTTCCAAGACCAGGACTCGATGACTTTGGGGCTACGTTCGCCTTGCTGAGTGTCTGGTCCGGAAGTTTCCAGGTGGCTGACGAGTTGGCATTGTCTGGTAAGGCTAAGGAGGTCAACCGGGAATTGATGCATAGAGTGGCCGAATGTCCACGGGCGCTCGAGGAAGCACTTTTCGAGATCTACTTCGCTTTAAGCCAGGGAAAG GTCGTAACATTCTGCACCGCATTGGAGAGCCTATATGCAAAGTATCTTGGTTACCGTGTGTGCCAAGAGACATGGACAGGATCCGTGGTGGCTCAAGAACTTCCCAAACATATTGTTAAGGTTCGCAAGGTGATCATCACGCCGACGAAGAAGCTCTTTCTGCCACCGCAGCTGGTTTGCAAGAGTCGTCTCCTGCAGCATTTTGATCCCGAATATGCACTTCGAGTGGTCGTTCGCGACGACGACTGCAAGCTCATTTCTTTCTCACTCGGAGCCTGCAAGGAACAGTTCCTCAATGCT GTGATTAAGCCACAGCTCATGTCCGGTGTCAAGGTTGGCGGACGGAGGTTCCAGTTTCTGGGTTGCTCTACCTCACAGCTTCGGAACCACGGGGTGTGGTTCTACGCCAAGGATGCAATGGAACGAACTGCGGAAGGCATCCGCGCCGGTATTGGTGACCTGTCCGGTATCCTGAGTGTACCGAAGTTGATGGCTCGAATGGGACAggccttctcccagtccctggGCTTCGTGAATGTGCCCCGACATTACACGTTGATGGAACATGACATCCGCACTCCCGTTGCGATTGACCCGAAGCGGGACTACATATTCTCTGATGGAATAGGTCGCATTTCTGCGCAGCTCTTAAGAAAG GTGTACAGAGCCCTGGAgctggaagacggcgaagaaCCGTGCGCTATTCAGATCCGTTACGGTGGATGCAAAGGCATGCTGCTGTTGGACCCTCGCCTCACTGGGAAGCGCATAATCTTTCGTCCAAGTATGTGCAAGTTCAACTCGGACCACGAAGACCTCTACGTGCTCAAGACCAGCAAGCCAC gtGTGCTCTATCTGAACCGACCAATGATCACCATCCTGGAGCAAAGCGGTATCCGTGCGAAGGCCTTCTTGGTGCTGCAGAATCGTGTGCTGGACTCATTCATTAATAGCATGTTGGACGCCCACGAAGCAGCCCAAGTGCTGTGCGGCTACAGCGCTATGCGCCTTCCGTACCGGGAACTCGCAGCCGCCGGTGTGGACCTCACGGTTGAGCCATTCTTTCGAGGCCTCATTCGGGCTATCAACCGGAAGGTCCTCA AGGACCTCAAGACAAAGGCTCGGATCATAGTCCCTCCAGACAGCGGCCGTACCATGTTCGGTGTGTTGGACGAGACGTTCAAGCTAGAATACGGCCAGGTATTCGTGCAGTATTCCAACGACATCTTTCGGTACAAGGCGACAGATCCTGCCACAATCCTCAAGG GTGATGTTATCGTGACAAAGAACCCGTGTATGCATCCGGGGGACATCCGTCGGCTGACGGCAGTCGATATTCCGGAACTGCATCATGTTAGAGACTGTATTGTATTCCCTGCAAAAGGTGAAAGGCCGCATCCCGATGAAATGTCCG GATCTGACTTGGATGGCGACGAGTACTCCGTGCTCTGGTACGAGGATCTGATCTTCAAGAACAACTGTAGCCCGATGCACTACAACAGCGATCCGCCCAAAGAAAAGAAGACTCCTGTGGAG GTCCAAGACATGATCGACTTTTTCTGCCAGTACATCAAGGGCGATAAAATAGGCCTAATTGCCAACGCGCATCTGGTATGGGCCGATATGCTCACCGGTGGCATCAACTCCCGACGCTGCCGCGACCTCGCGCGAAAATGCTCGGTCAATCTGGACTTCGCAAAGTGTGGAGAAATCAAAGGGTTTCAGAACGCTGAGAAACCACCCATGTACCCAGACTTCATGGAAAAGCTCGACACAAAGAACACTTACTGTTCAAAGAAAGTCTTGGGCCAACTGTACCGCAACTGCAAGCGCGTCGAACTCAGCACCGAATGTCTGGACGTGATAGAGGACAGCCTTCCAGACCCAAGGCTGCTGCTGGACGGAAGAGAAGAGTTCATCGCGTCCGCCAGAGAGTCGTACCGGCGCTACGCACACAAGATCCGCGCGGTTCTTAAATCGTACGGAGTCGAGTCCGAGACCGAGGCGTTTTCTGGAGCTGTCGCCAAGTTCAGCAAGTACGTCAAAGAGAAGAACGATCCCACGGATGTTGCCATGGTTCTGGAAAGCCAGGTGGAACACTTGGTGCGTCGGACGCGGGAAGAGTTTTTTTCTGAAGACCATGGCATGGCAATGGTCCTCTGCAAGGCGTCTGCCTGGTACCAGGTGACGTATGACATGCAGAGGACAGAAGGGTCAGTCCTCAGCTTTCCCTGGGTCGTGTCCGACATTTTGATGCGGATACTCGCAGACCGAACGACCGCGAGCGCCCCAGTTCCCAACCGGAGGAACAGCTTCGGTGAACGCCTGGGAGACCTCATACTTGGACCACAGCCCTTAGCCTCTGAGGAAGACGCGCAGGGCCGAATGACTAACAACCTGTTAAAGCTGATGTACGACTGGATAGATTCGAGCAAGGAGTTCCTGTATGTCGAAGAACCGAGGGAACTTAACCTCTATAAGGGAATCATGCGAGAGGTCTACTCCAAAGTGTCTCGATCACTCGGTGCCGAAGAGGCCACCGTCATCATGCAGCAGTCACACAAAATAGTCATTCTATGTCTTCGCTTCGCCTGTTCGTGGTGCCTCAAGATCTTTCAGGATGGCAGCAACGGAGAGCTAATCAGCAAAGAGTGTAGGCGACGTTACCGGTTGGGACACCTGGCGCTTATAACGCTCAACAGGCTGAGCGTATCTGGAAACCTGGCGTACCTCCGCACAGCGCCGATGGGAGCAACGGCGACCGAGCTGGTCCGCATCTACATCGCAAAGGACGACGAAGAGTTTTTTCTGATCGTCCGAAGGTACGAGGATGTTTTAGCGTCCATCATGAAGAACTGGTCCGGAGTGGCGGACATTCAAATGGATCTGAAACAGGACCGGCTCGACGAGTGGTTCCTGCAGCTCATGGTTACAGGAAGCAGGTGGGCCTTGGAACGGCTCAAGGAGATCGTGGTGTACCCCTCCTTCCGAGAGGTGGTGTGCCAAGTGTTCAAGCTGAGAGAAATGCAGACTGGTGCCAGGCATTGA